The Lacipirellula parvula genome window below encodes:
- a CDS encoding RluA family pseudouridine synthase — translation MPARFDRLDVLYEDNHLLAVNKAAELPTMGVAEDRESLLTVAKEYIAEKYDKPGNVYLGIVSRLDAPVTGLVLLARTSKAAARLSEAFRTRQVRKIYLAVVAGRPPEDAGVLEHYLRKDERHRKVHVTHAGAEGAQQARLSYRLLGSAGGLSLLEIELDTGRKHQIRVQLAKIGCPIVGDRKYGGSEDFSPGIALHSYRAEFEHPVRREPMELKARLPKSWSRHGGVSRLPLPS, via the coding sequence ATGCCCGCTCGTTTCGATAGATTGGATGTGCTCTACGAGGACAATCACCTCCTGGCGGTGAACAAGGCGGCTGAGTTGCCGACGATGGGGGTGGCTGAGGATCGTGAGAGTTTGCTCACGGTGGCGAAGGAGTACATAGCCGAGAAGTACGACAAGCCGGGGAATGTTTATCTGGGCATCGTCAGCCGGCTCGATGCGCCGGTGACGGGGCTCGTGCTGCTCGCGCGGACCTCGAAGGCGGCGGCGCGGTTGAGCGAGGCGTTTCGTACGCGGCAGGTGCGCAAGATTTACCTGGCCGTCGTCGCGGGCCGGCCGCCGGAAGACGCCGGCGTGCTTGAGCACTATCTGCGGAAGGACGAACGGCATCGAAAGGTGCATGTGACGCACGCGGGGGCTGAGGGGGCGCAGCAGGCGCGGCTGAGCTACCGGTTGCTCGGCTCCGCAGGCGGGTTGTCGCTGCTGGAGATCGAGCTCGACACGGGACGGAAGCATCAGATTCGCGTGCAGCTCGCGAAGATTGGCTGCCCGATTGTCGGCGATCGTAAGTACGGCGGGAGCGAAGATTTTTCGCCGGGGATTGCACTCCATTCCTATCGTGCGGAGTTTGAGCATCCGGTAAGGCGCGAGCCGATGGAGTTGAAGGCGCGGTTGCCGAAGTCGTGGTCGCGGCATGGCGGGGTGAGTCGGTTGCCGCTGCCGAGCTAA
- a CDS encoding Maf family protein, giving the protein MPTRRLILASSSPRRRQLMADAGYQFEIFPPHESVECGICSTGGPASLVVELALSKAINVVAQLKELGQLDDQCVIVACDTVAECGGMVLGKPADEAHARDMLERLRGTLHRVYSGISVWRPGATGDAGQPDVQLATSELRMDQISDEQLDEYLASGLWEGKAGAFGYQDRAGWLHLMSGTESNVVGLPMDLLANMLARIDAD; this is encoded by the coding sequence ATGCCCACCCGCCGCCTCATCCTCGCCAGCAGCTCCCCCCGCCGTCGCCAGTTGATGGCCGACGCCGGCTACCAGTTCGAAATCTTCCCTCCGCACGAATCGGTCGAGTGCGGCATCTGCTCGACCGGCGGCCCCGCGTCGCTCGTCGTCGAACTCGCCCTCAGCAAGGCGATCAACGTCGTCGCCCAGCTGAAGGAACTCGGCCAACTCGACGACCAGTGCGTTATCGTCGCCTGTGACACGGTGGCCGAGTGCGGCGGCATGGTCCTCGGCAAACCGGCCGACGAAGCCCACGCCCGCGACATGCTCGAGCGGCTCCGCGGCACGCTCCACCGCGTCTACAGCGGCATTTCCGTCTGGCGGCCCGGGGCGACCGGCGACGCCGGCCAACCCGACGTCCAACTGGCGACTTCGGAGCTCCGCATGGATCAGATCAGCGACGAGCAACTCGACGAATACCTCGCCAGCGGCCTGTGGGAGGGAAAAGCAGGTGCGTTCGGCTATCAGGATCGGGCCGGTTGGCTCCACCTAATGAGTGGGACTGAATCCAACGTCGTAGGCCTGCCGATGGACTTGCTGGCCAACATGCTCGCCCGCATCGACGCTGATTGA
- a CDS encoding Gfo/Idh/MocA family protein, which produces MRIRVGVVGIGPLWETRHLPALRALSDRFEITAVCDPVQHRAALAARQLNAAVHDGYRALTARSDVDAVLLLSPQWFGPLPIYAACEEGKAIYCAAALELKDDEAMVLRDRVRESGIAFMAEFPCRLSPATLRLKELIATRLGTPRILFCNRRRTMEAAGEHGTRCELDLVELIDWCRYVVDAEPSSLVAISHNPRGEGFADYFSLSLDFADPTAEGKGAMAMIACGQYVPKSCEESLAYRRPADLKVVCDNGLAFVDLPNTVAWFDSAGQHLETLDHERPVGEQLLMHFHRAVESLVLKTASLEDAHRALAIAALARQSCATGQRVYC; this is translated from the coding sequence ATGAGAATCAGGGTCGGCGTCGTCGGCATTGGGCCGCTGTGGGAAACTCGACACCTCCCCGCATTGCGGGCGCTCTCCGATCGCTTCGAGATCACCGCCGTCTGCGATCCGGTGCAGCATCGGGCCGCCTTGGCCGCTCGCCAGCTGAACGCCGCCGTCCACGACGGCTACCGGGCTCTCACGGCCCGCAGCGACGTCGACGCTGTCCTGCTCCTTTCGCCCCAGTGGTTCGGCCCGCTGCCGATCTACGCCGCCTGCGAAGAGGGCAAAGCGATCTACTGCGCCGCCGCCCTGGAGCTCAAGGACGACGAGGCGATGGTCCTGCGGGACCGCGTTCGCGAGTCGGGCATTGCCTTCATGGCCGAGTTCCCCTGCCGGCTGTCGCCCGCGACGCTGCGGCTCAAGGAGCTGATCGCCACCCGGCTCGGCACGCCGCGGATCTTGTTCTGCAACCGCCGCCGCACGATGGAAGCCGCCGGAGAACATGGCACACGCTGCGAGCTCGACCTCGTCGAGCTAATCGATTGGTGCCGCTACGTCGTCGACGCCGAGCCGAGCTCGCTCGTGGCGATCTCGCACAACCCGCGCGGCGAGGGCTTCGCCGACTACTTCTCGCTGAGCCTCGACTTCGCCGACCCGACCGCCGAAGGGAAGGGCGCCATGGCGATGATCGCCTGCGGCCAGTACGTGCCGAAATCGTGCGAAGAATCGCTCGCCTACCGCCGCCCGGCCGATCTGAAGGTCGTCTGCGACAACGGCCTCGCCTTCGTCGACCTGCCAAACACGGTCGCCTGGTTCGACAGCGCCGGCCAGCACCTCGAAACGCTCGACCACGAACGCCCCGTCGGCGAGCAACTCCTCATGCACTTCCACCGGGCCGTCGAAAGCCTGGTCCTCAAGACGGCGAGTCTCGAAGACGCCCACCGCGCCCTCGCGATCGCGGCGCTCGCTCGCCAAAGCTGCGCGACGGGCCAGCGGGTTTACTGCTAG
- the tkt gene encoding transketolase → MATTSSNVTELTINTIRTLAMDGVEKANSGHPGTPMALAPVAYELWTNTLNYDPSSPLWPNRDRYILSCGHASMLIYSLLHLAGVKKVDANGKVESGLSVTLDDLKNFRQWHSATPGHPEYGHTTGVETTTGPLGQGVANSVGFAIAERWLAARYNRPGFKLFDYNVYAQCSDGDLMEGISQEAASIAGHLKLSNLCWIYDDNNITIEGRTNLAFSEHVPERFRALGWHVVEIEDANDLNALADAYQSFLDNVESPTLIVVHSIIGYGAPKKANTSAAHGEPLGADEIRATKAVYGWPEDQSFFVPPEAPKYFASTLGARGKKAREAWETLFAKYKQAFAKEATEIEQMQRHELPAGWDAPVPEFPADPKGVATRVSGGKALNMYAERIPWLIGGSADLAPSTKTLLTFKETGAFSADDYSGRNFHFGIREHGMAAAVNGMTISGLRAYGATFFVFSDYLRPSMRLAALMAIPSLFVFTHDSIGVGEDGPTHQPVEHLAAARAIPGLIVLRPGDANEAIYAYRAALKETKHPVAMVLTRQNLPTLDRTKYAPANGVERGGYTLIDAPGGKPQVILLATGSELSLACEAFDQLAKEGIAARVVSMPSFELFERQDAAYREQVLPAAVTARVAVEAGIRQPWDRYLGLGGGFVGMHGFGASAPAQTLYEKFGITTAGVVAEAKRVLGK, encoded by the coding sequence ATGGCCACGACTTCGAGCAACGTTACCGAACTGACGATCAACACGATCCGCACGCTGGCGATGGACGGCGTCGAGAAGGCCAACTCCGGCCATCCCGGCACGCCAATGGCCCTGGCGCCGGTCGCCTACGAGCTGTGGACCAACACCCTCAACTACGATCCCAGCTCGCCGCTCTGGCCGAACCGCGACCGCTACATCCTGTCGTGCGGTCACGCCTCGATGCTGATCTACTCGCTGCTCCACCTCGCGGGCGTGAAGAAGGTCGACGCCAACGGCAAGGTCGAGTCGGGCCTCTCGGTCACGCTCGACGATCTCAAGAATTTTCGCCAATGGCACAGCGCAACCCCCGGCCATCCGGAATACGGCCACACCACTGGCGTTGAAACCACCACCGGCCCGCTCGGCCAGGGCGTTGCCAATAGCGTCGGCTTCGCGATCGCCGAGCGCTGGCTCGCCGCCCGCTACAACCGCCCTGGCTTTAAGCTGTTCGACTACAACGTCTACGCCCAGTGCAGCGACGGCGACCTCATGGAAGGGATCTCGCAAGAGGCCGCGTCGATCGCCGGTCACTTGAAGCTCTCGAACCTCTGCTGGATCTACGACGACAACAACATCACGATCGAAGGCCGCACGAATCTTGCCTTCAGCGAGCACGTCCCCGAGCGGTTCCGCGCTCTCGGCTGGCATGTGGTGGAAATCGAAGACGCCAACGACCTCAACGCCCTGGCCGACGCCTATCAGTCGTTCCTCGACAACGTCGAGAGTCCGACGCTAATTGTCGTCCACAGCATCATCGGTTACGGCGCGCCGAAGAAGGCGAACACTTCCGCTGCCCACGGCGAACCGCTCGGCGCCGACGAAATTCGCGCCACGAAGGCCGTATACGGCTGGCCCGAAGATCAATCGTTCTTCGTTCCGCCGGAAGCGCCGAAATATTTTGCGTCGACCTTAGGAGCCCGCGGCAAGAAGGCCCGCGAAGCGTGGGAGACGCTGTTCGCGAAGTACAAGCAAGCATTCGCCAAAGAGGCGACCGAGATCGAACAGATGCAGCGTCATGAGCTGCCCGCTGGTTGGGACGCCCCCGTGCCGGAGTTTCCGGCGGATCCCAAGGGCGTGGCTACCCGCGTATCAGGCGGCAAAGCCCTTAACATGTACGCCGAGCGGATTCCGTGGCTGATCGGCGGTTCGGCCGACTTGGCGCCGTCGACGAAGACGCTGTTGACGTTCAAAGAAACCGGTGCGTTTTCCGCCGACGACTACAGCGGCCGCAACTTCCACTTCGGCATTCGTGAGCACGGCATGGCCGCCGCGGTGAACGGCATGACGATCAGCGGCCTGCGAGCCTACGGCGCTACGTTCTTCGTCTTCAGCGATTATCTGCGCCCGTCGATGCGGTTGGCCGCGCTCATGGCCATCCCGTCGCTCTTCGTCTTCACGCACGATTCGATCGGCGTCGGCGAAGACGGCCCGACCCACCAGCCGGTCGAGCACCTGGCCGCCGCCCGCGCGATCCCGGGGTTGATCGTCCTTCGCCCCGGCGATGCCAACGAAGCGATCTACGCCTACCGCGCCGCGTTGAAGGAAACGAAGCACCCGGTGGCAATGGTTCTCACTCGGCAGAACCTGCCCACCCTCGACCGCACCAAGTACGCTCCCGCCAACGGGGTCGAACGTGGCGGCTACACGTTAATCGACGCGCCCGGCGGCAAGCCGCAGGTGATTCTCCTGGCGACCGGCAGCGAACTGTCGCTCGCCTGCGAGGCGTTTGACCAGCTCGCCAAAGAAGGGATCGCGGCCCGCGTGGTGAGCATGCCGTCGTTTGAGCTGTTCGAGCGGCAAGACGCCGCGTACCGCGAGCAAGTCTTGCCCGCCGCCGTGACTGCACGAGTGGCCGTAGAAGCCGGCATCCGCCAGCCGTGGGACCGTTACCTTGGTTTAGGCGGCGGATTCGTCGGCATGCATGGGTTCGGCGCGTCGGCTCCGGCTCAAACACTGTACGAGAAGTTTGGCATCACGACCGCCGGCGTCGTCGCCGAAGCGAAGCGCGTCCTCGGCAAATAA
- the trhA gene encoding PAQR family membrane homeostasis protein TrhA has protein sequence MPLTPIPGFADPVSSLSHLLGAVIFLALGFFLIRRGAGSVPRMISLGVFVFGAVLLLSVSGTYHLLDPKGKPREVMRVLDHAAIFTLIACTFTPVHVILFRGIGRWGSLLAIWGFAVVAITCKSIYFYTMPEWLGLSLYLGMGWIGLASGGALYRRFGFAFVAPILWGGIAYSIGALLDHMKWPEIWPGAIRSHEVFHIAVLIGLACHWSFIYSIADGRLPPIADEA, from the coding sequence ATGCCGCTCACCCCCATCCCAGGATTCGCCGACCCCGTCTCCAGCCTCAGCCATCTGCTCGGCGCCGTCATCTTCCTGGCTTTGGGGTTCTTCCTCATCCGCCGCGGCGCCGGCAGCGTGCCGCGGATGATTAGCCTCGGCGTCTTCGTCTTCGGCGCCGTGCTGTTGCTCTCCGTCAGCGGCACGTATCACCTGCTCGATCCCAAGGGAAAACCGCGCGAAGTGATGCGGGTCCTTGACCACGCCGCCATCTTCACGCTGATCGCTTGCACCTTCACCCCGGTTCACGTCATCCTCTTCCGCGGCATCGGCCGCTGGGGATCGTTGCTTGCGATCTGGGGCTTCGCGGTCGTCGCGATCACCTGCAAATCGATCTACTTTTACACGATGCCCGAGTGGCTCGGCCTGTCGCTTTACCTCGGCATGGGCTGGATTGGGCTCGCGTCGGGCGGAGCCCTCTACCGCCGCTTCGGCTTCGCGTTCGTGGCGCCGATTCTGTGGGGCGGCATCGCCTATTCGATCGGGGCGCTCCTCGATCACATGAAGTGGCCCGAAATCTGGCCCGGCGCCATCCGTTCGCACGAAGTCTTCCACATCGCGGTCCTCATCGGCCTCGCATGTCATTGGTCGTTCATCTACAGCATCGCCGACGGCCGCCTGCCGCCGATTGCCGACGAAGCGTAA
- a CDS encoding amidohydrolase family protein produces the protein MTQQTLRARWVLPIDGPPIEGGCVTLRDGVIAAVGQRATEADAVTDLGDVVLLPALVNAHTHLEFSGLTKPLGLTGMSLPAWIRSVIADRGRGDRDPAAAIAAGLQESRNAGVGAIGEIATSLAALYEANNDGSLLLFQEAIGFSAGRVDSVFAEMERRVELAGAAAGISPHAPYTVHPRLLERLVDLAVERCLPMAMHLAESREELELLRDGTGPFQELLADRSMWDASAIPRDSRVLDYMRQLSRAERSLVIHGNYLDAEEIAFAANQRERMSVVYCPRTHAYFGHESYPLVAMLDAGVRVAFGTDSRASNPDLNLLSEVRFAAAHHPGVAPATLLRMATLDGAAALGLAGSLGSIAIGKAARLIAMPCGAEKHDPYAPLLGGSEQPIVF, from the coding sequence ATGACGCAACAGACGCTACGAGCTCGCTGGGTGCTGCCGATCGACGGGCCGCCAATCGAAGGAGGCTGCGTTACGCTGCGTGACGGCGTCATTGCCGCAGTTGGCCAGCGGGCGACTGAAGCGGACGCCGTAACCGACCTCGGCGACGTTGTGCTGTTGCCGGCGCTGGTGAACGCTCACACCCATCTGGAATTTAGCGGGCTGACGAAGCCGCTCGGCTTGACGGGGATGAGTTTGCCGGCCTGGATTCGCTCGGTGATCGCAGATCGCGGCCGCGGCGATCGCGATCCGGCGGCCGCGATTGCGGCTGGGCTTCAGGAATCTCGCAACGCGGGCGTCGGCGCCATCGGCGAGATCGCCACGTCGCTAGCAGCGTTGTACGAGGCGAACAACGACGGCTCGCTCCTGCTCTTTCAAGAAGCGATCGGATTTTCAGCGGGGCGAGTCGATTCGGTCTTCGCCGAGATGGAGCGCCGCGTCGAGCTTGCGGGCGCCGCGGCAGGGATCAGCCCGCACGCCCCTTACACCGTTCACCCGCGGCTGCTCGAACGGCTCGTCGACCTCGCCGTGGAACGCTGCCTGCCGATGGCGATGCACTTAGCGGAATCGCGCGAAGAGCTGGAACTGCTGCGCGACGGAACCGGCCCGTTTCAGGAGTTGCTGGCTGACCGCAGCATGTGGGATGCGTCGGCCATTCCGCGCGACTCGCGGGTGCTCGATTACATGCGGCAGCTAAGCCGCGCCGAACGTTCGCTCGTGATCCACGGCAACTACCTCGACGCTGAGGAGATCGCGTTCGCCGCAAACCAACGCGAGCGGATGAGCGTCGTCTACTGCCCGCGGACGCACGCCTACTTTGGGCATGAATCCTATCCGCTGGTGGCAATGCTCGACGCGGGAGTTCGCGTCGCGTTTGGTACCGATAGCCGGGCGTCGAATCCCGATTTGAATCTGCTCAGTGAAGTTCGCTTCGCAGCTGCGCATCATCCGGGCGTTGCGCCGGCGACGCTGCTACGGATGGCGACGCTCGACGGCGCCGCGGCGCTGGGGCTTGCGGGCTCGCTCGGTAGTATTGCGATCGGCAAGGCGGCACGATTGATCGCTATGCCTTGCGGTGCGGAGAAACACGATCCCTACGCACCGCTGTTAGGCGGCAGCGAGCAGCCAATCGTTTTTTAG
- a CDS encoding ABC transporter permease subunit/CPBP intramembrane protease yields the protein MQFKNVKLIYLREMRDQLRDRRTLFLIAVLPLLLYPLLGTSFFQLTQFLQKVEARVLVVGSRQLRSAEWLPPLIEDDRFAQPLFDQAEWHEKIEVLTPRDFPDLADDLRKGKDLPTDGKQEPISADEAAFDAAAKELLDSGRVEAILVFPNGFEERLVEVRRALVERTAAAGTSFPSPIILYNSPDDKSQVTQLRVLQVLQRWRGEVTEQNLNASNVPVEATTPFELFPRDVAQAQQRQAAVWSKVLPFFVFIWALTGAFYPAVDLCAGEKERGTLETLLTSPALRREIVWGKLLTVMTFSVVTAILNLGSLGLTGKFVIDNLSKTGAFNAIDALSLPPLPSLLWLAVALIPISALFSALCLACAAFARSTKEGQYYLMPIMLVTMPLMMLPMSPGVELNLGNSFVPVTGMVLLLRSVIEGQYAEALRFVVPVLAVTFICCMLAIRWAEEQFNRESVLFRESERLELGRWLVHLVRDRQATPSFAQASLCVALILIVQFFVSLSAAAPDEFTFAFLAKMLIVSQLACVFAPAILMTIMLTREPARTLLLQRTPRWGHLFGVVALALALHPVVVRAAEYIGSLYPIPEATVHAAQQIEGALNSVPDMWIVPGWLIALALMALLPAVCEELAFRGFVLSGFRHVGHKWWAIVLSAVAFGFVHTFLHQKISATMMGVIIGYVAVQTESIWPCILLHTVHNSLQLSVHKAAQIATANPESPLAFLLSGEDPLIYRWPTVALCAAIAASILWNLHGVRHSRTAEEQLEEARQQQGRRSGVPA from the coding sequence ATGCAGTTCAAGAACGTCAAACTGATCTACCTCCGCGAGATGCGCGACCAACTGCGCGATCGGCGGACCTTGTTCTTGATCGCCGTGCTGCCGCTATTGCTCTACCCGCTGCTAGGGACCAGCTTTTTTCAGCTGACGCAGTTCCTGCAGAAGGTAGAAGCTCGCGTACTGGTGGTCGGTTCCCGGCAACTGCGAAGCGCCGAATGGCTGCCGCCGCTGATCGAGGACGACCGCTTCGCGCAACCACTGTTCGATCAGGCGGAATGGCATGAAAAGATTGAGGTGCTCACGCCGCGCGACTTCCCTGACTTGGCCGACGACCTTCGCAAGGGGAAAGACCTGCCGACCGACGGGAAACAGGAGCCAATATCAGCCGACGAGGCCGCGTTCGACGCCGCGGCGAAGGAGCTGCTCGATTCGGGCCGGGTCGAGGCGATTCTCGTTTTCCCCAACGGATTTGAAGAGCGGCTCGTAGAGGTTCGCCGTGCGCTGGTCGAACGCACCGCCGCGGCGGGGACGTCGTTCCCGTCGCCGATCATCCTCTACAATTCGCCCGACGATAAGTCGCAAGTGACGCAACTCCGCGTGTTGCAGGTGCTGCAGCGTTGGCGCGGCGAGGTGACTGAGCAAAATCTCAACGCCAGCAACGTGCCGGTCGAGGCGACGACGCCGTTCGAACTCTTCCCGCGCGACGTCGCCCAGGCCCAGCAGCGGCAAGCGGCCGTTTGGTCGAAGGTGCTGCCATTTTTTGTGTTCATTTGGGCCCTCACCGGCGCCTTCTACCCCGCCGTTGACTTGTGCGCGGGCGAAAAAGAACGCGGGACGCTCGAGACGCTGCTGACCAGCCCCGCCTTGCGACGCGAGATCGTCTGGGGCAAGCTGCTCACCGTGATGACCTTTAGCGTCGTCACGGCGATTCTCAACCTCGGCAGTCTCGGGCTGACTGGCAAATTCGTCATCGACAACCTCAGCAAGACAGGCGCGTTCAATGCCATTGACGCGCTTTCGCTGCCGCCGTTGCCGTCGCTCCTCTGGCTGGCGGTGGCGCTCATCCCGATTTCGGCATTGTTCAGCGCGCTTTGCTTGGCTTGTGCTGCGTTCGCGCGTAGCACGAAAGAGGGCCAATACTACTTGATGCCGATCATGCTGGTGACGATGCCGCTAATGATGCTGCCAATGTCGCCGGGCGTTGAACTGAACCTCGGCAACAGCTTTGTCCCCGTGACAGGGATGGTGCTGCTACTGCGTTCGGTGATCGAAGGGCAGTATGCCGAAGCGCTGCGATTCGTCGTCCCGGTGCTCGCGGTGACGTTCATCTGCTGCATGCTCGCGATTCGGTGGGCTGAGGAGCAGTTCAACCGTGAATCAGTGCTATTCCGCGAGAGCGAGCGTTTAGAACTCGGCCGCTGGCTGGTCCATTTGGTGCGAGATAGGCAGGCGACGCCGAGCTTCGCCCAAGCATCGCTGTGCGTGGCGCTAATCCTGATCGTGCAGTTTTTCGTGAGCCTGTCGGCCGCGGCGCCGGATGAGTTCACCTTTGCTTTCCTGGCAAAGATGCTGATTGTTAGCCAGCTCGCATGCGTCTTCGCCCCGGCGATTCTGATGACGATCATGCTGACGCGCGAACCGGCGCGAACGCTACTGCTCCAGCGCACGCCGCGGTGGGGGCATTTGTTCGGCGTGGTCGCGTTGGCGCTCGCGCTCCATCCCGTCGTCGTGCGGGCGGCGGAGTACATCGGCAGTCTTTACCCGATTCCGGAGGCGACCGTTCACGCTGCACAGCAGATTGAGGGTGCGCTCAACAGCGTGCCCGACATGTGGATCGTTCCCGGCTGGTTGATTGCGCTCGCACTGATGGCCCTCCTGCCAGCGGTGTGCGAAGAACTCGCGTTCCGCGGGTTCGTCCTCTCGGGCTTTCGGCACGTCGGTCACAAGTGGTGGGCGATCGTGCTGTCGGCCGTGGCGTTTGGCTTTGTCCACACGTTCCTCCACCAGAAGATTTCCGCGACGATGATGGGCGTGATCATCGGCTACGTCGCCGTGCAGACAGAAAGCATCTGGCCCTGTATCTTGCTCCACACGGTGCACAATTCGTTGCAGCTGTCGGTGCATAAGGCGGCACAGATCGCCACGGCCAATCCCGAATCGCCACTCGCGTTTTTGCTGAGCGGCGAGGACCCGCTAATCTATCGCTGGCCGACTGTCGCTTTGTGTGCGGCAATTGCGGCCAGCATTTTGTGGAATCTGCACGGCGTGCGGCACTCGCGAACGGCCGAAGAGCAATTGGAAGAAGCTCGGCAGCAGCAAGGGCGGCGCTCGGGCGTCCCCGCCTGA
- a CDS encoding ABC transporter ATP-binding protein has protein sequence MIEARNLSKVYADLHRGEFVALDSLSFTAKPGEVYGLLGPNGAGKTTALRILSTVLQPTGGTAIINGYDVVTQPALVRAHIGFMSANTAVYDRMTAWEMVEYFGKLYGLEDERLRERMELLFERLQMQEIRDLLGAKMSTGMKQKVSIARAIVHDPPVLIFDEATNGLDVLVARSLLEAVAELRDQGKCIVFSTHIMREVERLCDRVAIVHHGRLLAEGRIDELREQHSQPDLEDIFFDLIRANERRLAAGSSVG, from the coding sequence ATGATCGAAGCCCGCAACCTCAGCAAGGTGTACGCCGACCTGCATCGCGGGGAGTTCGTTGCGCTCGATAGCCTGTCGTTCACGGCCAAACCGGGCGAGGTCTACGGCCTGCTCGGGCCCAACGGCGCCGGCAAGACGACCGCCCTGCGGATCCTGAGTACCGTGCTGCAACCGACCGGCGGCACCGCGATCATCAACGGTTACGACGTCGTCACGCAGCCGGCGCTCGTGCGAGCTCACATCGGCTTCATGTCGGCCAACACGGCGGTCTACGATCGGATGACCGCGTGGGAGATGGTCGAATATTTCGGCAAGCTCTACGGGCTTGAAGACGAACGTCTCCGCGAACGGATGGAGCTGCTGTTCGAGCGGCTGCAGATGCAGGAGATTCGCGACCTGCTCGGCGCCAAGATGTCGACCGGCATGAAGCAAAAAGTGTCGATCGCCCGCGCGATTGTCCACGATCCGCCGGTGCTAATTTTTGACGAAGCAACCAACGGCCTCGACGTCCTCGTGGCCCGCTCGCTGCTCGAAGCAGTGGCTGAGCTGCGCGACCAAGGTAAGTGCATCGTCTTCTCGACGCACATCATGCGCGAGGTCGAGCGACTGTGCGACCGCGTGGCGATCGTCCACCATGGGCGACTACTAGCCGAGGGTCGCATCGATGAGCTGCGGGAACAACATTCGCAGCCCGACCTCGAGGATATTTTCTTTGACTTGATCCGTGCGAACGAACGTCGCCTCGCGGCGGGATCGTCCGTCGGCTAA
- the mqnC gene encoding cyclic dehypoxanthinyl futalosine synthase, translating to MIAMLSVNGLLEKAVAGERLTPEEGLRLLESHDLAALGRAANEVTLRLHPENYRTYNIDRNINYTNVCTAVCDFCAFYRKPKSPEGYVLSHEEIFQKIEETVALGGDQILLQGGLHPEYKIEWYEEMLRAIKGRFPQVNIHGFSPPEIYHFTKVSKLPLKEILERLKAAGLGSLPGGGAEILVDRVRSAITRGKVMTDDWLNVSRVWHQLGGRSSATMMFGHVETLAERIEHLERLRQVQDETGGFTAFICWTFQPDHTDMADTPPAGSFEYLKTNAVARLYLDNIPNIQSSWVTQGQKMGQLALLYGANDMGSLMIEENVVAEAGTVHHLTLQQIRDSISELGYIPRQRNVHYQLIDQESEVESLHPHSPSNLYPLPIVN from the coding sequence ATGATTGCCATGTTGAGCGTTAACGGCTTGCTCGAAAAAGCGGTCGCCGGCGAACGGCTGACTCCCGAGGAAGGGCTGCGCCTGCTCGAGTCTCACGATCTCGCTGCGCTCGGCCGCGCAGCGAACGAGGTGACGCTCCGCCTGCATCCGGAGAATTATCGCACATACAACATCGATCGGAACATCAACTACACGAACGTCTGCACGGCGGTCTGCGACTTCTGCGCGTTCTACCGCAAGCCAAAATCGCCCGAGGGGTACGTCCTCAGCCACGAAGAAATCTTCCAGAAGATCGAAGAGACCGTCGCGCTCGGCGGCGATCAGATCTTGCTGCAAGGTGGCCTGCACCCTGAGTACAAGATCGAGTGGTACGAAGAGATGCTGCGGGCGATCAAAGGTCGCTTCCCGCAGGTGAATATCCACGGTTTCAGCCCGCCGGAGATTTACCACTTCACGAAGGTCTCGAAGCTACCGCTCAAGGAAATTTTGGAACGCTTGAAGGCAGCCGGCCTCGGAAGCTTGCCCGGCGGCGGGGCCGAAATCCTGGTCGACCGCGTCCGCTCGGCGATCACGCGCGGCAAAGTCATGACTGACGACTGGCTCAACGTTAGCCGTGTGTGGCATCAACTTGGCGGCCGTAGTTCAGCGACGATGATGTTCGGCCATGTCGAAACGCTGGCTGAACGTATCGAGCATCTCGAACGCCTGCGCCAAGTGCAGGACGAAACGGGCGGCTTCACGGCGTTCATCTGCTGGACTTTCCAGCCAGATCACACCGATATGGCCGACACGCCTCCGGCTGGTTCGTTTGAGTATCTCAAGACGAACGCCGTGGCGCGGCTCTATCTCGACAACATTCCAAACATTCAGTCGAGCTGGGTCACCCAGGGGCAGAAGATGGGGCAACTCGCGCTCCTCTACGGCGCCAACGACATGGGCTCGCTCATGATCGAGGAGAACGTCGTCGCCGAAGCGGGGACGGTCCACCATCTCACACTGCAGCAGATTCGAGATTCCATTTCCGAGCTGGGATATATCCCCCGGCAGCGGAATGTCCATTACCAGCTCATCGACCAGGAATCGGAGGTCGAGTCGCTTCACCCGCACAGCCCCTCCAATCTGTACCCCTTGCCGATCGTAAACTGA